A genome region from Pseudomonas sp. N3-W includes the following:
- a CDS encoding paraquat-inducible protein A → MPEPLDAPGLSEIPLENLVACHECDLLMRKPELAHGEKALCPRCGYELYAHRHNVVQRSLALVIAALLLYIPANFLPIMQLNLLGQSSQDTVWSGVVGLFDTGMQGVAVIVFLCSMGIPLLKLLCQLAVLLSIRFDVGRGYGLLLYRIYHHLKDWGMLEVYLMGVLVAIVKLADMAAITVGLGLGCFVSLLLVQVWLEVVMSPHQIWQALSGEDAHAGD, encoded by the coding sequence ATGCCTGAGCCGCTCGACGCCCCAGGGCTGTCAGAAATACCGCTGGAAAACCTGGTGGCGTGTCATGAGTGTGACTTGCTGATGCGCAAGCCGGAACTCGCCCATGGCGAGAAAGCTCTTTGTCCACGTTGCGGTTACGAGCTTTATGCCCATCGGCACAATGTCGTCCAGCGCAGCCTTGCTCTGGTCATCGCGGCATTGCTGTTGTACATCCCTGCGAACTTTTTACCCATCATGCAGCTCAATCTACTCGGGCAATCGTCGCAAGACACTGTCTGGAGCGGCGTTGTCGGCCTGTTCGATACCGGCATGCAAGGCGTCGCAGTGATTGTGTTCCTGTGCAGCATGGGGATCCCGCTACTCAAATTGCTCTGTCAGCTCGCCGTGTTGTTGAGCATTCGCTTCGATGTCGGGCGTGGCTACGGTTTATTGCTCTACCGCATTTACCACCATCTCAAAGATTGGGGGATGCTCGAGGTTTACCTCATGGGCGTGCTGGTAGCGATCGTAAAACTGGCCGATATGGCAGCCATCACCGTGGGCCTTGGCCTGGGATGTTTCGTCAGTCTGTTATTGGTTCAGGTCTGGTTGGAGGTTGTGATGTCACCTCATCAGATCTGGCAGGCTTTATCAGGAGAAGATGCCCATGCGGGCGATTGA